A stretch of Henckelia pumila isolate YLH828 chromosome 4, ASM3356847v2, whole genome shotgun sequence DNA encodes these proteins:
- the LOC140865142 gene encoding putative late blight resistance protein homolog R1A-3, giving the protein MAAYAALVSLDNLMVTIRDHPRPPITVHQEQFHSLYENVGFLRRFLEIYPRRGCNVPERDLENQIIEAASAAEDSLESHIADRILAARTRSSKDDESADSDLYQDLAKPIEDMDLIKLQVLKIQETTAMQDYLKPEIPISSTILPKPATTRNFTMVGFDEALIEIMERLTEQQPTRQILPIIGMGGMGKTTLAKNVYDNLCIVHHFDIRIWVTISQHYSVRDIFLEALRCVGKTDADKISLLSTGKMSEQSVDGLDPEVNQRVNSQRNEDELGLELYKSLFGRRYLVVMDDMWSAEAWEDVELFFPKDDNGSRIVITTRLSDLAAYFGWCAFRINFLDKEKSWELLCKSIFAEECCPIELEETGKKIAMNCRGLPLSIVLVGGILANSEKTRGQWEYVAGNLRSILNLEDHEYCWNILSLSYNYLPVHLKPCFLYMGVFPEGHKIRVSMLIKLWVSEGFLKPIEGKSLEFVARSYLNDLIDRNLVLVNEWGCSGKVKFCHIHDLLRGLCLRECQKEKFIGVKGMLNFDIFNCTPSRSRVSVHESIRKERESLNKVLKDLPSALHLRSLLCDFNVVLPFCKLRLLRVFDSTDEGFYNEGYSPDDMSLLVNSRYLSFRVDWKNLVYPYNSIHHLWNLQTIIVKGTWIQPFVLPHEIWEMSQLRHLHIDRHFLPNPSNTPMQGVDPFVLKNLQRLSATVNFKFGEAVIRRIPNINKLHVIYDDLYEGWSNDWCLHNLHYLNKLESLVCVFPSLGNPFHHFELVRDLIFPPSLKKLSLSFSRLHWNDMTKIGSLPHLEVLKLEWESFCGPVWIPIEGEFHCLKFLQIQYCKDLVYWTADRTHFPRLEHLVLEGLYNLKGIPLDIGEIPTLRLMELIYCSNSAVISAKNILDEQENLGNAGLRVRVRLSTENECELAEVESLTSEHFEVQDRFGGKWVG; this is encoded by the exons ATGGCAGCTTACGCAGCACTTGTTTCTCTTGATAATCTCATGGTAACAATCCGTGATCATCCTCGCCCTCCAATCACTGTCCACCAGGAACAATTCCATTCTCTTTATGAAAATGTTGGTTTCTTGCGACGATTTCTGGAAATTTATCCTCGCAGAGGCTGCAATGTACCAGAAAGAGATTTGGAAAATCAAATTATTGAAGCTGCTTCGGCAGCAGAAGATTCCCTTGAATCGCATATAGCAGACCGAATCCTTGCAGCAAGAACCAGGAGTAGCAAAGATGATGAGAGTGCCGATAGTGACTTGTATCAAGATTTGGCCAAACCCATAGAAGACATGGATTTAATCAAGCTACAGGTTCTCAAGATTCAAGAGACGACAGCTATGCAAGATTATTTGAAGCCTGAAATTCCAATATCCAGTACTATTTTACCTAAGCCTGCTACCACCAGGAACTTCACCATGGTCGGTTTTGATGAAGCATTGATTGAAATAATGGAACGGCTCACAGAACAGCAACCTACTCGACAGATTCTTCCAATCATAGGGATGGGCGGTATGGGTAAGACAACGCTTGCTAAAAATGTTTATGATAATTTATGTATTGTGCATCACTTTGACATTCGTATTTGGGTTACCATATCGCAACATTATAGTGTTCGAGACATTTTTTTAGAAGCTCTCAGATGTGTTGGAAAAACTGATGCCGATAAAATATCATTGTTGTCTACTGGAAAAATGAGTGAACAGAGTGTAGATGGATTGGATCCGGAAGTGAATCAACGCGTAAATAGTCAAAGAAATGAAGATGAGTTGGGACTCGAATTGTACAAAAGTTTGTTTGGAAGAAGATATTTGGTTGTAATGGATGATATGTGGAGCGCTGAAGCATGGGAGGATGTAGAATTATTCTTTCCCAAGGACGATAATGGAAGTCGAATAGTGATAACAACGAGGTTATCAGACTTGGCTGCTTATTTTGGGTGGTGTGCCTTTCGGATTAATTTTCTGGACAAGGAGAAAAGCTGGGAGCTACTTTGTAAAAGCATATTTGCAGAGGAATGTTGCCCTATCGAATTGGAAGAGACTGGAAAGAAGATCGCCATGAATTGCAGAGGATTGCCTCTGTCAATTGTTTTGGTTGGTGGGATTCTTGCAAACTCAGAAAAGACACGAGGGCAATGGGAGTATGTTGCTGGAAATTTACGTTCAATCTTAAATTTGGAGGATCATGAGTATTGCTGGAACATATTGTCTTTAAGTTACAATTACTTGCCTGTTCATTTAAAACCATGTTTTCTCTATATGGGAGTTTTTCCTGAAGGCCATAAGATTCGTGTCTCAATGCTCATAAAATTATGGGTTTCCGAGGGATTTCTTAAACCAATAGAAGGTAAGAGCTTGGAATTTGTTGCACGGTCATACTTGAATGATCTTATTGACAGGAACCTCGTCTTAGTTAATGAGTGGGGATGTAGTGGTAAAGTAAAATTTTGCCACATCCACGATCTTTTGAGGGGCCTGTGTTTGAGAGAATGTCAAAAAGAGAAGTTCATTGGTGTCAAGGGCATGCTgaattttgacattttcaatTGCACTCCAAGCAGAAGTCGAGTTAGTGTTCATGAGAGCATAAGGAAGGAAAGAGAAAGCCTCAATAAGGTTCTTAAAGATTTGCCATCAGCATTACACCTTCGTTCTTTGTTGTGCGACTTTAACGTTGTTTTACCATTCTGTAAATTAAGATTGTTGAGGGTATTCGATTCCACAGATGAAGGTTTTTACAATGAAGGATATTCCCCAGATGACATGTCTCTTCTAGTTAACTCTCGGTATCTTTCTTTCAGAGTTGACTGGAAAAATCTCGTGTATCCTTATAATTCAATTCATCATCTGTGGAATCTACAAACCATAATTGTTAAAGGTACATGGATACAACCTTTTGTTTTACCGCATGAAATTTGGGAGATGTCACAACTTAGGCATCTTCATATTGACAGACATTTTTTACCAAATCCTTCTAACACCCCAATGCAAGGGGTAGATCCATTTGTTTTGAAAAATCTACAAAGGCTATCGGCAACAGTAAACTTCAAGTTTGGAGAGGCTGTTATAAGGAGAATTCCCAATATCAATAAATTGCATGTTATTTATGATGATTTATATGAGGGGTGGTCGAATGACTGGTGTCTCCATAATCTTCATTATCTAAATAAACTCGAATCATTAGTTTGTGTCTTTCCATCACTGGGCAACCCATTTCATCATTTTGAACTTGTTCGGGACCTTATTTTCCCTCCTTCACTCAAAAAGTTGTCTTTAAGTTTTAGTCGCCTTCATTGGAATGATATGACAAAGATTGGTTCATTGCCCCATCTTGAAGTACTCAAGTTGGAATGGGAGTCTTTTTGTGGACCCGTGTGGATCCCGATTGAGGGGGAATTCCATTGCTTGAAATTCCTTCAGATTCAGTATTGCAAAGATCTGGTATATTGGACAGCAGACAGAACCCATTTTCCACGACTCGAGCACCTTGTTCTTGAAGGATTATATAATCTGAAGGGTATCCCTTTGGATATTGGAGAAATACCAACACTCCGATTGATGGAGTTGATATATTGCAGTAATTCCGCTGTCATTTCTGCTAAAAACATACTAGATGAACAAGAGAACCTTGGTAATGCTGGtcttcgagttcgagttcgttTGTCGACAGAGAATGAATGTGAACTTGCTGAAGTTGAGAGCTTGACAAGTGAACATTTTGAAGTTCAagatcg GTTTGGTGGAAAATGGGTTGGCTAA